The Bacteroides acidifaciens genome includes a region encoding these proteins:
- a CDS encoding tyrosine-type DNA invertase cluster 3b, producing the protein MQMTSKNGFSRCGELYIGRLREEGRHSTAHVYKNALFSFSKFCGISNVSFRQVTRGRLRCYGQYLYECGLKPNTISTYMRMLRSIYNRGVEAGNTPYVPRLFGDVYTGVDVRQKKALPIDELHKLLYEDPKSERLRRTQAIATLMFQFCGMSFADLAHLEKSSLESNVLRYNRVKTKTPMSVEVLDSAREMIEQLRNKQDSLPGCPDYLFDILRGDKRRKDERAYREYQSALRRFNSNLKDLARALHLKSSVSSYTLRHSWATTAKYRGVSIEMISESLGHKSIKTTQIYLKGFGLRERTEVNKGNLSYVRNYCASR; encoded by the coding sequence ATGCAAATGACAAGTAAAAATGGATTTAGCCGGTGTGGAGAGCTCTACATCGGTCGTTTGCGAGAGGAGGGTCGCCATTCCACGGCGCATGTTTATAAAAACGCCCTCTTTTCTTTCAGCAAATTCTGCGGCATATCCAATGTGTCGTTCAGACAAGTCACCCGTGGACGTTTACGATGCTACGGGCAGTATCTTTATGAGTGTGGCTTGAAGCCCAATACGATTTCTACGTATATGCGTATGCTCCGTAGTATTTACAATCGGGGAGTGGAAGCAGGGAATACCCCTTACGTGCCGCGATTGTTCGGTGATGTCTATACGGGGGTCGATGTCCGTCAGAAAAAAGCTTTGCCAATTGACGAATTGCACAAGCTTCTGTATGAAGACCCGAAGTCGGAGCGTTTACGTCGTACGCAAGCCATTGCCACCCTGATGTTTCAGTTTTGCGGAATGTCGTTCGCCGACTTGGCTCATCTGGAGAAATCGTCTTTGGAAAGCAATGTTCTGCGTTATAACCGTGTCAAGACCAAAACTCCCATGAGTGTGGAGGTGTTGGACAGCGCAAGGGAGATGATTGAGCAACTACGGAACAAGCAGGATTCTTTGCCCGGTTGTCCGGATTATCTGTTTGATATTCTCCGTGGTGACAAGAGACGGAAAGACGAACGTGCTTACCGTGAATATCAGTCCGCTCTCCGCCGGTTTAATAGTAATTTAAAGGATTTGGCAAGGGCGTTGCATCTGAAATCTTCGGTTTCTTCCTATACGCTTCGTCATTCCTGGGCTACTACCGCCAAATACCGGGGAGTCTCAATTGAGATGATTAGCGAATCATTGGGGCACAAATCTATAAAAACCACACAAATCTACTTGAAAGGCTTCGGGCTTAGAGAACGTACAGAGGTAAATAAAGGGAATTTATCTTACGTTAGGAACTACTGCGCTAGCAGATAA
- a CDS encoding UpxY family transcription antiterminator translates to MILTKRKSVIAGPSNGTGEGVAHSKRWYVALVRMHHEKKVSEHLSKMGIENFVPVQQEVHQWSDRRKVVESVLLPMMVFVHADVKERKEVLSFSTVSRYMVMRGESSPTVIPDEQMARFRFMLDYSEDVISMNSAPLARGEKVRVIKGPLTGLVGELVNVDGKSKIAVRLNMLGCACADMPMGYVEPVRS, encoded by the coding sequence ATGATTTTAACAAAGAGAAAATCAGTAATTGCTGGGCCTAGTAATGGGACAGGGGAAGGCGTAGCACACTCTAAACGTTGGTATGTAGCTTTGGTTCGCATGCATCACGAAAAGAAAGTCTCGGAACATTTATCTAAGATGGGGATTGAGAATTTTGTTCCGGTTCAACAAGAGGTTCACCAGTGGAGTGACCGTCGTAAAGTAGTCGAATCAGTCTTGCTTCCAATGATGGTGTTTGTACACGCTGATGTAAAAGAACGCAAAGAAGTCCTTTCCTTTTCTACAGTTAGTCGGTATATGGTAATGCGTGGTGAGAGCAGTCCGACTGTCATTCCTGATGAGCAGATGGCTCGTTTCCGTTTTATGCTTGATTATTCCGAAGATGTCATTTCCATGAACAGTGCTCCTTTGGCACGTGGTGAAAAGGTTCGCGTCATCAAAGGTCCTTTGACGGGGCTTGTGGGTGAACTTGTCAATGTTGACGGCAAGAGTAAGATTGCCGTCCGGTTAAATATGCTTGGATGTGCTTGTGCTGACATGCCAATGGGGTATGTAGAACCGGTGAGGTCTTGA
- a CDS encoding flavin reductase family protein, whose translation MKQDWKPGTMIYPLPAVLVSCGKEESEYNIITVAWTGTICTNPPMCYISVRPERHSYGIIKRNMEFVINLTTKDMAFATDWCGVRSGRDYHKFEEMKLTPGRCSVVNAPLIEESPLCIECRVKEIVSLGSHDMFIADVVNVRADERNLNPETGKFELAEANPLVYVHGGYYDLGEKIGKFGWSVEKKK comes from the coding sequence GTGAAACAAGACTGGAAACCAGGAACAATGATTTATCCGCTTCCGGCTGTACTGGTCAGTTGCGGAAAGGAAGAAAGTGAATATAATATTATCACTGTAGCATGGACGGGTACGATTTGCACGAATCCGCCCATGTGTTATATATCCGTACGTCCGGAACGGCATTCATATGGGATTATCAAGCGGAACATGGAGTTTGTCATTAACCTGACAACGAAAGACATGGCTTTTGCCACCGACTGGTGCGGAGTCCGTTCGGGACGTGATTATCATAAGTTTGAAGAGATGAAGCTCACTCCGGGGCGATGTAGCGTAGTGAACGCGCCGTTGATTGAAGAGTCTCCCCTTTGCATCGAATGCCGTGTGAAGGAAATTGTTTCTCTCGGCTCGCATGATATGTTTATCGCGGATGTAGTGAATGTGCGTGCGGACGAGCGGAACCTGAATCCCGAAACCGGAAAGTTCGAACTGGCGGAAGCTAATCCGCTGGTATACGTGCATGGCGGATATTATGATTTGGGAGAGAAAATCGGCAAGTTCGGCTGGAGTGTAGAAAAGAAAAAATAA
- the pyrB gene encoding aspartate carbamoyltransferase, whose protein sequence is MENRSLVTIAEHSKEKILYMLEMAKQFEMNPNRRLLQGKVVATLFFEPSTRTRLSFETAANRLGARVIGFTDPKATSSSKGETLKDTIMMVSNYADIIVMRHYLEGAARYASEVAPVPIVNAGDGANQHPSQTMLDLYSIYKTQGTLENLNIFLVGDLKYGRTVHSLLMAMRHFNPTFHFIAPEELKMPEEYKLYCKTHQIKYVEHTDFSEEIIADADILYMTRVQRERFTDLMEYERVKNVYILRNKMLENTRPNLRILHPLPRVNEIAYDVDDNPKAYYFQQAQNGLYAREAILCDVLGITLDDVKNDILL, encoded by the coding sequence ATGGAAAACAGAAGTTTAGTAACCATTGCCGAACATTCTAAAGAAAAAATCCTCTACATGCTCGAAATGGCGAAGCAGTTTGAAATGAACCCCAACCGCCGGTTATTACAAGGAAAGGTTGTAGCAACCCTGTTCTTCGAGCCTTCTACCCGCACCCGCCTGAGTTTTGAAACAGCTGCCAACCGTCTCGGTGCACGGGTTATCGGATTCACTGACCCCAAAGCAACCAGCTCTTCGAAGGGGGAAACACTCAAAGACACGATTATGATGGTGAGCAACTATGCGGACATTATCGTCATGCGCCATTATCTCGAAGGAGCGGCACGATATGCCAGTGAAGTGGCTCCGGTGCCTATCGTCAATGCAGGAGACGGAGCCAACCAGCACCCGTCGCAGACCATGCTCGACCTCTACTCTATCTACAAGACGCAAGGTACGTTGGAGAACCTGAATATTTTTCTGGTAGGCGATTTAAAATACGGACGTACCGTACATTCACTATTGATGGCAATGCGCCACTTTAATCCCACTTTCCACTTTATCGCTCCCGAAGAGTTGAAAATGCCGGAAGAATACAAGCTCTATTGCAAGACTCACCAAATAAAATACGTTGAACATACGGACTTCTCCGAAGAGATTATCGCTGATGCCGATATTCTGTATATGACCCGTGTGCAACGCGAACGTTTCACCGACCTGATGGAATATGAACGGGTGAAGAACGTGTATATTCTCCGCAACAAGATGCTGGAAAATACCCGTCCGAACCTGCGTATATTGCACCCGCTGCCACGTGTCAACGAGATTGCTTACGACGTGGACGATAATCCGAAAGCATATTACTTCCAACAGGCACAAAACGGTCTGTATGCCCGCGAAGCGATTCTTTGCGATGTGTTAGGTATCACTTTAGATGACGTTAAAAACGATATTTTATTATGA
- a CDS encoding porin family protein, giving the protein MSMLRKILLLGSLAVACMAFGQNYNSDRVDRPNTKKINFGIKAGFNSSMFMVSELKIKDVTIDEVQNNYKIGYFGALFMRINMKKHFIQPEVSYNVTKCEITFDKLGSQHPAIEPDYASVQSVLHSIDFPVLYGYNVVKKGPYGMSIFAGPKLRYLWGKQNEITFRNFDQKGIHEKLYPFNVSAVIGVGVNISRIFFDFRYEQGVGNISKSIVYDNINSDGSTGVSHITFHRRDSALSFSLGFFL; this is encoded by the coding sequence ATCAGTATGTTACGCAAAATCCTTCTTCTCGGTTCGCTGGCCGTAGCCTGCATGGCTTTTGGACAGAATTACAACTCAGACAGAGTGGATCGCCCCAATACCAAGAAAATCAATTTCGGCATCAAGGCGGGATTCAACTCTTCCATGTTCATGGTATCCGAGTTGAAGATTAAGGACGTGACGATTGACGAGGTGCAGAATAACTATAAAATCGGCTATTTCGGTGCCCTCTTCATGCGCATCAATATGAAGAAGCATTTCATACAGCCGGAAGTATCGTACAATGTAACCAAATGTGAAATTACTTTCGACAAGCTGGGCTCGCAGCATCCCGCCATCGAGCCGGATTATGCCTCGGTGCAATCTGTACTGCACAGCATTGACTTCCCTGTCTTGTACGGGTACAATGTGGTGAAGAAGGGGCCGTATGGAATGTCTATCTTTGCAGGACCGAAACTCCGCTATTTATGGGGAAAGCAGAACGAAATCACTTTCAGGAACTTCGACCAGAAAGGTATTCATGAGAAGTTGTATCCGTTCAATGTCAGTGCGGTGATTGGCGTGGGCGTCAATATTTCCCGTATCTTCTTCGATTTCCGCTATGAACAAGGAGTGGGAAATATTTCCAAATCCATTGTGTATGACAATATCAATTCCGACGGTAGTACGGGAGTCAGCCATATCACTTTCCACCGTCGCGACAGCGCGTTAAGTTTTTCACTGGGATTCTTCCTTTGA
- a CDS encoding polysaccharide biosynthesis protein — MEKTLRGIAQYARKNYLSYWIILGIDTVVSVLCSLVAYAVIHYMAHVPMSDRVLCLLVGVSLAASVAGALLFHTYRNTIRFSQARELWRIMCAVLFKIGCLFVISFWIISDTQLLDNYKVSYLLFDGLLTLVALTVFRVSLIITYDLLLDWVNKKNTRILIYGVDEESVALKLRLRDSAHYKVAGFYVYGKNNSRRHLADLPIYYFENEADVDYIIRKRGIKGILFARYEDTRLEENRLLEYCKSNKLKTLIAPTISEADSDGNFHQWIRPIKIEDLLGRAEININLRQVAEEFQGKVVLVTGAAGSIGSELCRQLVQMGIQKLIMFDSAETPLHNVRLEFEKNYPAIDFIPVIGDVRVKERVRMVFELYHPQIVFHAAAYKHVPLMEENPCEAVLVNVTGSRQVADMAVEYGAEKMIMVSTDKAVNPTNVMGCSKRLAEIYVQSLGCAIREGKVKGHTKFITTRFGNVLGSNGSVIPRFREQIENGGPVTVTHPDIIRFFMTIPEACRLVMEAATMGEGNEIFVFEMGKAVKIVDLATRMIELAGYRPGEDIKIEFTGLRPGEKLYEEVLSDKENTIPTENKKIMIAKVRRYEYADILDTYTEFERLSRAVKIMDTVRLMKIVVPEFKSKNSPRFEVLDKEQ, encoded by the coding sequence ATGGAAAAAACATTAAGGGGTATAGCTCAATACGCTCGTAAGAATTATTTGAGTTATTGGATCATTTTGGGTATTGATACGGTGGTATCTGTTTTATGTTCATTGGTCGCTTATGCCGTTATTCATTATATGGCGCATGTTCCGATGAGTGACCGGGTGCTTTGTCTGTTGGTTGGCGTTTCTTTGGCGGCAAGTGTTGCCGGAGCCTTGTTGTTTCATACCTATCGCAATACTATCCGCTTTTCTCAGGCACGCGAGCTTTGGCGTATCATGTGCGCTGTATTATTCAAGATAGGATGTTTGTTCGTGATTTCTTTTTGGATCATATCCGACACACAACTGCTTGATAATTATAAAGTCTCCTACCTTCTGTTTGACGGTCTGTTGACACTGGTTGCGCTGACGGTCTTTCGTGTTTCGCTTATCATCACTTACGATCTTTTGTTGGATTGGGTAAATAAAAAGAATACACGTATCCTTATTTATGGTGTTGACGAAGAGAGTGTGGCCTTGAAGTTACGTCTCCGTGACAGTGCGCATTATAAGGTCGCAGGCTTTTATGTTTATGGCAAAAACAACAGCCGTCGCCACTTGGCGGATCTTCCTATTTATTATTTTGAGAACGAAGCGGATGTTGACTATATAATACGCAAGCGTGGTATTAAGGGTATTCTGTTTGCCCGTTATGAGGATACCCGTCTGGAGGAGAACCGCCTTTTGGAGTATTGTAAAAGCAATAAGCTTAAAACTCTGATTGCTCCCACTATCAGTGAGGCGGATTCCGACGGTAATTTCCACCAGTGGATACGCCCCATTAAGATTGAAGACTTGTTGGGTCGTGCTGAAATAAACATCAATCTTCGTCAGGTCGCCGAAGAATTCCAGGGCAAGGTTGTGTTAGTAACCGGTGCTGCCGGTAGTATCGGCAGTGAACTTTGCCGTCAGCTTGTACAGATGGGCATTCAGAAACTCATCATGTTTGACTCTGCCGAGACTCCTTTGCATAATGTCCGTCTTGAATTCGAGAAGAATTATCCTGCCATAGATTTTATTCCTGTGATTGGTGATGTGCGTGTGAAAGAACGCGTACGTATGGTATTCGAGCTCTATCATCCACAAATTGTCTTTCATGCTGCCGCTTACAAACATGTACCTTTGATGGAGGAAAATCCTTGCGAAGCTGTTCTGGTGAATGTCACAGGTTCCCGTCAGGTAGCTGATATGGCAGTAGAATATGGTGCTGAAAAAATGATCATGGTCTCTACTGATAAAGCCGTTAATCCTACCAATGTGATGGGGTGTTCTAAACGTCTGGCGGAAATCTATGTACAGAGTCTGGGATGTGCCATCCGTGAGGGTAAGGTTAAGGGACATACGAAATTCATCACTACCCGTTTCGGTAATGTCTTGGGTAGTAACGGTTCTGTGATTCCCCGCTTTAGGGAACAGATAGAGAATGGAGGACCTGTTACAGTCACTCACCCTGATATCATCCGCTTCTTTATGACTATTCCTGAGGCTTGCCGTTTGGTAATGGAAGCCGCTACGATGGGAGAGGGTAATGAGATATTTGTCTTTGAGATGGGTAAGGCCGTTAAGATTGTGGACTTGGCTACCCGTATGATTGAACTGGCTGGTTATCGTCCGGGAGAGGATATCAAGATAGAATTCACCGGCTTGCGCCCTGGTGAGAAACTTTATGAAGAAGTATTGAGTGATAAGGAAAATACAATTCCGACCGAGAATAAAAAGATTATGATAGCTAAAGTCCGTCGGTATGAGTATGCCGATATCCTTGATACGTACACAGAGTTTGAGAGACTTTCCCGTGCGGTTAAGATTATGGATACGGTCAGACTGATGAAGATAGTGGTTCCTGAATTCAAATCAAAGAATTCTCCGCGATTTGAGGTATTGGATAAAGAACAATAA
- the pyrI gene encoding aspartate carbamoyltransferase regulatory subunit: MSENKQELQVAALENGTVIDHIPSEKLFTVVQLLGVEQMKSNITIGFNLESKKLGKKGIIKIADKFFCDEEINRISVVAPNVKLNIIRNYEVVEKKEVRMPDELRGIVKCANPKCITNNEPMSTLFHVIDKDNCIVKCHYCEKEQKREEITII; this comes from the coding sequence ATGAGCGAAAATAAACAAGAACTGCAAGTGGCCGCCCTGGAAAACGGGACGGTGATTGACCATATCCCGTCTGAGAAGCTCTTCACCGTAGTGCAACTGCTCGGCGTGGAACAAATGAAAAGCAATATCACTATCGGGTTCAATCTCGAAAGCAAGAAGCTGGGCAAGAAAGGCATCATCAAGATTGCGGACAAGTTTTTCTGCGATGAGGAGATTAACCGTATTTCGGTAGTCGCCCCGAACGTGAAGTTGAACATTATCCGCAACTATGAGGTGGTGGAAAAGAAGGAAGTGAGAATGCCGGATGAACTTCGTGGAATCGTGAAATGTGCCAATCCGAAATGCATCACGAACAATGAACCAATGTCTACGCTATTCCATGTGATAGACAAGGACAACTGTATCGTGAAATGCCATTATTGCGAGAAAGAACAGAAACGTGAGGAAATCACAATCATTTAA
- a CDS encoding DUF4373 domain-containing protein: MSMINKGISYFPTPANFFDEEVMELLEAKFGVLASYVVLRLLCKIYKEGYYISWGKEQSLIFVRKVGGGINEEMMVKIMGLLLEKGFFHKETYEQYGVLTSERIQEVWFEATTRRKIDFSQLPYILETKRRKGKQKEVMNNENANISSTQEDVNPENEDISGQTKLKQTKQNLEEEEISDASFEIPGYAYNQATHNIAGLIESLECHKVTNPKERQTILRLSDYGRKGTQVWKLLSNTSWNKIGAPGKYIIAVLAGGRKQAG, from the coding sequence ATGAGTATGATAAACAAAGGAATCTCCTATTTCCCTACACCGGCCAACTTTTTCGATGAAGAAGTTATGGAATTGCTGGAAGCAAAATTTGGCGTTTTAGCCTCTTATGTCGTTCTGCGATTGCTTTGCAAAATCTATAAAGAGGGATATTACATCTCTTGGGGAAAAGAACAAAGCCTGATTTTCGTCCGTAAAGTGGGTGGCGGGATTAATGAGGAAATGATGGTAAAAATTATGGGACTGCTATTGGAAAAGGGATTTTTCCATAAGGAGACTTACGAGCAATATGGTGTACTGACCTCGGAACGGATTCAGGAAGTATGGTTCGAAGCGACTACACGGCGGAAAATTGACTTTTCCCAATTACCTTATATATTAGAGACAAAAAGGAGAAAAGGGAAACAAAAGGAGGTGATGAACAATGAAAATGCAAACATTTCTTCGACTCAAGAGGACGTGAACCCGGAAAATGAGGACATTTCCGGACAAACTAAACTAAAACAAACTAAACAAAATCTTGAGGAAGAAGAAATAAGCGATGCTTCGTTTGAGATTCCGGGGTATGCTTACAATCAGGCTACGCACAACATAGCCGGGCTGATAGAAAGCCTGGAATGCCACAAAGTGACAAACCCGAAAGAGAGGCAGACGATTCTCCGGCTGTCGGATTATGGCAGGAAAGGCACGCAGGTGTGGAAACTGCTTTCCAATACGTCCTGGAATAAAATCGGAGCACCGGGGAAATACATCATTGCGGTGTTAGCCGGCGGACGGAAACAAGCCGGCTGA
- the glyA gene encoding serine hydroxymethyltransferase gives MKRDDLIFDIIEKEHQRQLKGIELIASENFVSDQVMQAMGSCLTNKYAEGYPGKRYYGGCEVVDQSEQIAIDRLKEIFGAEWANVQPHSGAQANAAVFLAVLNPGDKFMGLNLAHGGHLSHGSLVNTSGIIYTPCEYNLNQETGRVDYDQMEEVALREKPKMIIGGGSAYSREWDYKRMREIADKVGAILMIDMAHPAGLIAAGVLENPVKYAHIVTSTTHKTLRGPRGGVIMMGKDFPNPWGKKTPKGEIKMMSQLLDSAVFPGIQGGPLEHVIAAKAVAFGEILQPEFKEYAKQVQKNAAVLAQALVDRGFTIVSGGTDNHSMLVDLRSKYPDLTGKVAEKALVSADITVNKNMVPFDSRSAFQTSGIRLGTPAITTRGAKEDLMLEIAEMIETVLSNVENEEVIAQVRARVNETMKKYPLFAY, from the coding sequence ATGAAAAGAGACGACTTAATTTTCGACATCATCGAAAAAGAGCATCAACGTCAGCTGAAAGGTATCGAGCTGATTGCATCAGAAAACTTCGTGAGTGACCAGGTAATGCAGGCAATGGGTTCTTGCCTGACCAACAAGTACGCAGAAGGTTATCCGGGCAAACGCTACTATGGTGGTTGTGAGGTTGTAGACCAAAGCGAACAAATCGCTATCGACCGCCTGAAAGAAATCTTCGGAGCCGAATGGGCAAACGTACAGCCGCACTCAGGAGCGCAAGCTAACGCAGCGGTTTTCCTGGCTGTCCTGAATCCGGGCGACAAATTCATGGGATTGAACCTTGCACACGGCGGACACCTTTCCCACGGTTCATTGGTGAACACTTCGGGCATCATCTATACTCCTTGCGAATATAACCTGAATCAGGAAACAGGACGCGTTGACTACGACCAGATGGAAGAAGTCGCTCTGCGTGAGAAACCGAAAATGATTATCGGTGGCGGTTCTGCTTACTCCCGCGAATGGGATTACAAACGTATGCGCGAAATCGCTGACAAGGTAGGCGCCATCCTGATGATTGACATGGCTCACCCTGCCGGCCTGATTGCTGCCGGAGTACTCGAAAACCCGGTAAAATATGCACATATCGTCACTTCTACTACACATAAAACACTTCGCGGACCTCGTGGTGGTGTCATCATGATGGGTAAGGACTTCCCCAATCCATGGGGTAAGAAAACTCCGAAGGGTGAAATCAAAATGATGTCTCAATTGTTGGATTCTGCCGTATTCCCCGGTATCCAAGGCGGACCGCTGGAACACGTAATTGCTGCCAAAGCAGTAGCTTTCGGCGAAATCCTGCAACCTGAATTCAAGGAATATGCTAAACAGGTACAGAAAAATGCAGCTGTACTTGCACAGGCTCTCGTAGACCGTGGCTTTACCATCGTTTCCGGTGGTACCGACAACCACTCCATGCTGGTAGACCTGCGTAGCAAATATCCTGATTTGACAGGTAAGGTAGCGGAAAAAGCATTGGTTTCTGCTGATATTACCGTAAACAAGAATATGGTTCCGTTTGACAGCCGTTCGGCTTTCCAGACTTCCGGTATCCGTCTGGGTACTCCTGCCATCACGACTCGTGGAGCTAAGGAAGACTTAATGCTCGAAATCGCTGAAATGATTGAGACTGTATTGTCTAACGTAGAAAATGAAGAGGTTATTGCACAGGTGCGTGCACGTGTCAATGAGACAATGAAGAAATATCCTCTTTTTGCTTACTAA
- a CDS encoding DUF4119 family protein — translation MASKKTPKREAKTRVKNNAQNREKSGSRYKKAEIISEEELEKRGGLTGDETALLTVYLQKFEEGNVHMEHSKKLKDLAKQIHKKEHLYVSKQGGYKLMEISSIKTKLSVIRGVLREQQKEKERQAKEKGSNKFLQK, via the coding sequence ATGGCTAGTAAAAAGACACCCAAAAGAGAAGCGAAAACTCGAGTAAAAAACAATGCCCAAAATCGGGAAAAGAGTGGCAGCAGATATAAGAAAGCGGAAATCATCAGTGAAGAAGAACTGGAAAAAAGAGGCGGACTGACCGGAGATGAAACGGCACTTCTCACAGTATATCTCCAAAAATTTGAGGAGGGAAACGTTCATATGGAGCACTCAAAAAAGCTAAAAGATTTAGCCAAACAAATCCATAAAAAAGAGCACTTGTACGTCTCCAAGCAAGGTGGGTATAAGTTAATGGAAATCAGCAGCATAAAAACCAAGCTATCCGTAATCAGAGGAGTTCTCCGGGAGCAACAGAAAGAGAAGGAAAGACAGGCTAAAGAGAAGGGCTCTAATAAGTTTTTACAAAAATAA
- a CDS encoding SH3 beta-barrel fold-containing protein, producing MRKYCKKKKSEDYMSIWKKRIAAEKGISEICAERIVLKCMELVKRMLYGNVMIAFQKQDGTFCLEKGTLVGYEKFFHREFKLTVKQESVVYWSEEQQGWRRFRISNLMEWKAIV from the coding sequence ATGAGAAAATATTGTAAGAAAAAAAAGTCTGAAGACTACATGTCAATATGGAAAAAACGTATTGCCGCCGAAAAAGGAATTTCGGAAATATGTGCGGAAAGAATCGTACTGAAGTGTATGGAATTGGTAAAACGCATGCTATATGGAAATGTAATGATAGCTTTTCAGAAACAGGACGGAACATTCTGCCTGGAAAAAGGTACATTGGTAGGATACGAAAAATTCTTTCATCGGGAGTTCAAGTTAACAGTAAAGCAGGAGTCTGTTGTCTACTGGAGTGAGGAACAACAAGGATGGAGAAGATTCAGAATCAGCAACCTGATGGAATGGAAAGCAATCGTTTAA
- a CDS encoding polysaccharide biosynthesis/export family protein: MNNSFCIAVSMRKKAGGILSCLFVLLLLASCQSYKKVPYLQDSEVVGQAVQQETLYDARIMPKDQLTIMVSCTNPELAAPFNLGASGSAGMIAGNSQGASQSSPQTYLVDNEGNINFPVLGILKVGGLTKKEVEQMIVEKLKPYIKETPIVTARMVNYKISVLGEVASPGTFTISNEKVNLLEALAMAGDMTIYGMRDNVKLIREGADGKQQIITLDLNKAETILSPYYWLQQNDIIYVTPNKAKARNSDISNSTSLWFSATAILVSLANILVTIFKIKK, translated from the coding sequence ATGAACAATTCATTTTGCATTGCTGTGAGTATGCGGAAAAAAGCCGGAGGGATACTTTCCTGCCTGTTTGTACTCCTTCTGCTTGCTTCCTGCCAGTCATACAAGAAAGTCCCCTATCTGCAGGACTCAGAAGTTGTGGGACAGGCTGTTCAACAGGAAACTCTGTATGATGCCAGGATAATGCCTAAGGATCAGCTTACTATCATGGTGTCATGTACCAACCCTGAATTGGCAGCTCCTTTCAACCTGGGAGCGAGCGGTTCCGCCGGTATGATTGCCGGAAACTCACAGGGTGCTTCCCAATCTTCCCCACAGACTTATCTGGTGGATAATGAGGGTAATATCAATTTTCCTGTATTGGGGATATTGAAAGTAGGGGGACTGACCAAGAAAGAGGTGGAGCAAATGATAGTGGAGAAACTTAAACCTTATATCAAAGAAACTCCGATTGTTACTGCCCGTATGGTCAACTATAAAATCTCTGTGTTAGGAGAGGTCGCTAGTCCTGGTACATTCACTATCAGCAATGAGAAAGTGAATCTGTTGGAGGCCTTGGCCATGGCGGGTGATATGACCATTTATGGCATGCGTGACAATGTAAAATTGATTCGTGAAGGTGCCGACGGTAAGCAGCAGATTATAACGTTGGATTTGAATAAGGCTGAAACTATCCTTTCCCCTTACTATTGGTTGCAGCAGAACGATATTATATATGTAACTCCTAACAAAGCGAAGGCACGTAATTCAGATATCAGTAATAGCACAAGTCTTTGGTTCTCTGCTACTGCTATTTTGGTGTCATTAGCGAATATATTAGTAACAATCTTCAAAATCAAAAAGTAG